GAAGGGCGCAGCCCTTCCTCCTGGACCTCCATCCCAGTCTTTTAAACGTTTTTTTTGGGGCGATGCCCCAAACCCCGCTCAAGAGGAAGGGCGCAGCCCTTCCTCCTGGACCTTCCTCCTGGACCTCCATCCCAGTCTTTCAATATTTTTTTTGGAGATTTTCATGCCCACCACCGAAACCTGCACCGGACACACCCCTCCAGGAGGTGCCGGGATTCCATGGGGAGAGTGTTCCGGGCTCGCCGGGCAGGAGATCCGCACCGACATCCTTGTGGTGGGATCCGGTCCCGGCGGGGCCATGACGGCAACCCTGCTGGCGGAAAACGGTCAAGCCGTCATCATGCTGGAAGAGGGTGCATGGACCTCCCAGGAGAGTTGCATCCCCTTTTCCCGCGCCGAGATGATTTACAAATACCGCCATGGGGGACTCACGGCGGCCATGGGATCTCCGCCCTTGGCTTATGTGGAAGGGTGCTGCGCGGGCGGTGGCAGCGAAATCAACAGCGGACTCTACCACCGCTCCCCTCCGGAGACACTTTGGCGCTGGTCCCGGGAAAACGGCGTGCGCCATTTGACCCCCGAAACGATGGAACCCCATTTCGCTGCCGTCGAACAGGATATCGGCGTCATGCTCCATCCAGGCACACCCCCTCTCAACTCCCTGAAATTGGCCCTTGGCGCCAAAAACCTGGGCTGGCATGCCATGGAGGTACCCCGCTGGTACAGTTATCTCCCCATACCGGTCGGGTCGGAAAAAACGGCAGAGCGGCCCTTTCTGGAGCAGCGCAACACCATGACCCGCACGCTCATTCCGCGTTTTCTTCGTGCGGGCGGGACGTTGTTGGTGCGATTTCGGGTCGAGGGAGTCCGCTTTTGGAATCATGCCTGGGAGGTTACCGCCGTGCCGACCTGTTCCGTGCCCCGTCCTGCTCGCAAAACATTTTTCGCCCGGCATCTTTTTCTGGCAGCCGGGGCCATCGGTACGCCGGCCTTGTTGCAGCGCAACAAACTTGCCCCCCTGGCAGGAGGCCGCCTGGCCACCCATCCAACCCTCAAGGTGACGGCCCGTTTTCCGGAACAGGTCAACCTGCCGCACACCGGGGTTGGGGTGCATCAGGTCAAGGAGTTTTCCCCCCGCATGGGGTTTGGCTGTGCTGTTTCGTCCGCGCCCCATCTGGCCATATCTCTATTGGATCACCCCCGTTATCTGCCCCTTGTCGAGGGGCAGAGTGAACATTTGGCGGTCTACTATGTCATGGTGCGGGGCGAAGGCCGGGTGGTCACGCACTCTTCGCTGCGTCATCCTCTCCCCCTTTGGCACATGCCGGAGACTGCCTGGCGTGATCTGGCTGCCGGTCTGCGCCACCTCGCCAGGTTGCTGTTCGCCGCCGGGGCGGATACCCTCTGGCCCCAGGTGGCGGGCATGGAGCCCCTGCGGCATGCCGGACACCTCTCCCGCCTGCCCAACAAGCTGCCGGCTCGTAACACCCGCCTGATGACCATCCATCTCATGGGTTCCTGCCCCATGGGCGAGGTGGGCAGCGATGCCGTGACAGACTCCTTTGGTCGCGTGCATGGTCAGAAAAACCTGTATGTCTGCGATGCCTCGCTGCTGTGTGATGCCCCAGGCGTCAATCCCCAGGGCAGTGTCATGGCCCTG
The sequence above is a segment of the Magnetococcales bacterium genome. Coding sequences within it:
- a CDS encoding GMC family oxidoreductase, giving the protein MPTTETCTGHTPPGGAGIPWGECSGLAGQEIRTDILVVGSGPGGAMTATLLAENGQAVIMLEEGAWTSQESCIPFSRAEMIYKYRHGGLTAAMGSPPLAYVEGCCAGGGSEINSGLYHRSPPETLWRWSRENGVRHLTPETMEPHFAAVEQDIGVMLHPGTPPLNSLKLALGAKNLGWHAMEVPRWYSYLPIPVGSEKTAERPFLEQRNTMTRTLIPRFLRAGGTLLVRFRVEGVRFWNHAWEVTAVPTCSVPRPARKTFFARHLFLAAGAIGTPALLQRNKLAPLAGGRLATHPTLKVTARFPEQVNLPHTGVGVHQVKEFSPRMGFGCAVSSAPHLAISLLDHPRYLPLVEGQSEHLAVYYVMVRGEGRVVTHSSLRHPLPLWHMPETAWRDLAAGLRHLARLLFAAGADTLWPQVAGMEPLRHAGHLSRLPNKLPARNTRLMTIHLMGSCPMGEVGSDAVTDSFGRVHGQKNLYVCDASLLCDAPGVNPQGSVMALARRNVIHFLEQKQDKNK